The sequence below is a genomic window from Hemitrygon akajei chromosome 2, sHemAka1.3, whole genome shotgun sequence.
GTTACTCTGAGTATTGGGGATATTATACGTGGGAATCACAGAAACGATCACCAGCTCAGTGCTCTGATCAGAGTAACTCATTCCCGAGAAggttgcagactgtcctgtgatgTACAGATGTTGTGGGAGGCCGGTTTGGGGAACACAACAGTCCTGAACAGTTAAAACATCTGTCCAGTTTAAATATGTTTACAATAATAGTATCTGTAAATACCACACTGAGTTAAAATACATCATTTTGAGACAGTGCACTTTTACAGAACCAAACTGAAATCTCTCACCATGAGAAATGTCACATTCTCTTGTTGATCCATCCGTTCCTGTAACTTTGACATTTTCTCCCGGATagaatttaaattctcttgaatCTTTTGAAGACTTTTCTCCATCGGATTCAGAatcctctcctcctcttccctgaGATCTCGGAGTGCGCGCTGCTCTTTCTCGGTGAGAAtccggcgcagttcagcaaactgggatgtgatgtgggactgaacactgtgtgactgttcctgtcaaaTGAAAGGAGAGGCTAGTTTATTATTTGGCTGTAAAGTATTTCCCTATGACATggaaggagaccattcagcccactgacccTATGCTATTTCTCAGATATTCAATCCCATACATTCACGTCTCCCTGAAACCGATTCTTCCTCACTGATCCATcaactcccacctgattcacagACCACCCGGCATCACAGGGTTAATTACAGCCCCGAATTATACATTCATCTCGATTTCTTGGCAATGCCGGCCCACCGTGATctcaaggagaacatgcaaactccaggcagagagcaccagaggtcaggatcgaacccaggtcactggagctgcgatactctgctaCTCGGCATTAAAGGGAACAAAACTACACAGTATCATTGGAAATCCTGCTCAGGGAGGCCTTACCCGAACTCCGGAAaccttctctttctgttgccGCTCCATGTCCTCGAGCTCACATTTCTTTTCTGTGAGAGAGTCTAACGCAGATTTAACCCGTTCCTGGGAGGCAGAGAGTGAAGGAATTAGACAATAAAGATGCAGTGCTGAGTCGAGCCAATTGATTGTCATatacaaataaatataaaatgaaaaaaattaGGTGATCAAAATCGATTTGATTTTACCTTATAGACttcaacagcttctttaatcggcaggaAGCGGTGCTCCCTGTGTTCCCGCGAATCTCTACAGATCACACAGAGCAGTTTCTTGTCCGTcttacaaaacagcttcagttcttcctcgtgttcctcgcagtgaagtttactttccttccctgtGGGATTCAGGTTTAGTTTTCGAGCTTTCTCAGACAGATTTGCCAAGGCCCGAttgaccctgagggtgcggtctgcAATCTCccctctacattccgggcaggagtttctctgctccctttcccaacaccgagtgatacaggagcggcagaagttgtgtccacactccagtatgaccggatcggtgaagaaatccaggcagatgggacaaattgcctcctctGTCAAACTTTCGAACTGaactttcgaagccatgttaactcccggtaCTTCCGGGTTCAGGATATTTTCCCTTTCGGGTAGCTGCTGAACGCCTGCGGTACGGGGATTGACCACCAGGGGCGCTGCGGTCTCGGGGATGAACGTTGTGTTGTTGCCGGTGAAACCACTTCACTGGGCGTGTCTGGAGCTCCTCGCAAACAGCCACCGGACTCAGCGACGAGAAAAACACTTCTCCCACTCTCTGTATCTCTAGGGTAGATTTCACTTGGTCCCCTAAACCCTCCCGAACCTCGatctgtgtgaatgctgtgtgacctGCTGTTCCCATGCAATCACCCGGCGGCAAAAATTCACTGCATACGATTATAAAGAAAAATATTTATGAAAGTTTATCAACTAAACAGTTATCAAAGAAAATAAACATAAGGGCCCATCATAAATTGCACGTAAGTTGGTGCTCATCCTGAAGTTGTCTTTACTCACACGTTGGACCCGCGGTCTGTGTGAAATCACGCACCACCTTCCGAATATCTCtcgaaatccatctcgaacaaacggacTCTCCCTCGGGAGCACAGGTCCtttctccttgaagccattcaactCCATGAACAACATTGTGCAACGGGGACGGCATCCTCAGTCAGCTTCCCTGCTGTCTGCTCCCAGCTCCCGCCAGAAAGACCtcgacccacaccagtgtccGCACAAAAACCTCTCCGCCCGgccttctctagaaccttctcccaatttcaCCATCCTgtttggctgacacaacatttccAAGTTGAACATCAAAGCCCTTTAtcttagctcaaacccaaacaggccagaaagcagaacagactgatcTTCCAGAACTTCCGAAATGAATCACCTACAGATAGCGGTAAAAATCTGAACCAGGGCGTTATCCACGTCCTCAGTGGGAAGGAAACGCTGCCATTCCCACCTCAGGGTGGGATCTGAATCACTCTCGGAAGCTTGGCCATGGACTGcccaagcccggctgcaaaaCGAGGTCATGGGGTAAACACCCCGTCCTGTAAAAACAGTgaacgtcagctgaatctccaaaaGCCACATCCCCGGGACAGGAAGGACCTTCGCCTGGGagacgattgaagtcgtgtggGGAAAGGATAAGCCACAGGGCTGAACAACCTTCGGCCCAGGACAGAGGCCTCTGGGGAGCTGCTGTTGCGGCTGGAGCCCCAGTAGGTGTGATGGGATTAAGAAGAACATGAAGGGGTCATTCCAAGGCAGGACCAAAAGAGAAGAGAGGCACAAGAAATGCAGATGATGGAAGCTCTAGTaagaaacaagatgctggagcaactgggtgggtcaggcagcatctgtggagagaaatgatcAGTCAAATTTCCGGGTCGAGATCTTTCATCTGGgctgtctcaacccaaaatgtcgattgtccattcctcctgacaaatgctgcctgacccgttcagttcctccagcagctctttttttacatttttcTCCAGGTCTAAAGAGAGTCAGACCGGGGTGTAAGATGGTGGTTAAGTAAACATTTAAAGCAACTGTTAAATTAGTTCATGCTATGAAACCGGGATGTGAGGAGAATATTTTGCTGTGGGGAGACGGGTGGTGACCCGTGGCTGCAGGAAAAAGGCACTGGACTGGATATTATATGTCACAGGGTGGAAAGCATTCAGTTTCTCAGTGACGTTCTGCTTTCCACGGCCCTCCCTGACTTCAGCCATGTCCGTCCTGGCTCCAATGGAAGGCCTGGTCTCCCTCACTCTGGACACAGACCAGAAGTTGCATTCTtttttatcaaaataaactttattcaccataaaaATATTCTCAGTGTTCTTTTACATTCATTAAAACCGATCAGACCTTTGCCACTCATGTGAcccctggggtggttcactactacaataataGAGAGGCTTCCTCACCCAACCCGGCCTCTCCCTGTCCAGTGGCAGAGGAACCCTGTCCGTTTTCCTgagcgtcctgggaacagcctgAAGATCAGTGTCACACGGCTGCCGTGGCAccggcccttgcatctttctccacatccgtCCGCAAAGAGCTGAGAGACGGTCTCATCTCCACTGCAtcaatctcggggcagcgcgctgagGGAGTGATGCTCCGgtgtgcagcaaggatcagactgggagggctcCTCTCACCGCcggccaggcgaggtcttggtgacTGACGGTGAGATCTGCTGATGGTTCGGACTGTCGCTCAGGGAACCACCACACCAGGTACATCCAATCGTTGTCCTGCAGTAACTGCGGggcattccgtgctgaccactgcctgatagaCCTGTAGTCAACGTGCTGGTCTGAATGAATGTAACCCATTTCATTAACACACGGTTCACATCGAGAGTGCGATGaagctacaaaaggtagtggattcggcccagtacatcacagggagagccctcccaaccactgagcacatctacatgaaatgctgccgtaggaaagcagcgtccatcatcagagatcctcaccacccaggccgtgctctcttctcgctgctgccatcaggcaggaggtacaagagcctcttaaaagaccctattgtatcccatccacgcactcaccattctgcacaaaaaacttacccctgacatctcctctgtacctacttccaagcaccttaaaactatgccctcttgtgttagccatttcagccctgggaaaaagcctctgactatccacacgatcaatgccgttcgttatcttgtacacctctatcaggtcacctctcatcctccgtcactccaaggagaaNNNNNNNNNNNNNNNNNNNNNNNNNNNNNNNNNNNNNNNNNNNNNNNNNNNNNNNNNNNNNNNNNNNNNNNNNNNNNNNNNNNNNNNNNNNNNNNNNNNNNNNNNNNNNNNNNNNNNNNNNNNNNNNNNNNNNNNNNNNNNNNNNNNNNNNNNNNNNNNNNNNNNNNNNNNNNNNNNNNNNNNNNNNNNNNNNNNNNNNNNNNNNNNNNNNNNNNNNNNNNNNNNNNNNNNNNNN
It includes:
- the LOC140719912 gene encoding zinc-binding protein A33-like encodes the protein MASKVQFESLTEEAICPICLDFFTDPVILECGHNFCRSCITRCWEREQRNSCPECRGEIADRTLRVNRALANLSEKARKLNLNPTGKESKLHCEEHEEELKLFCKTDKKLLCVICRDSREHREHRFLPIKEAVEVYKERVKSALDSLTEKKCELEDMERQQKEKVSGVREQSHSVQSHITSQFAELRRILTEKEQRALRDLREEEERILNPMEKSLQKIQENLNSIREKMSKLQERMDQQENVTFLMEEACRKKSIYRISDDAKFLSVTHGTLPVEKFDHLFLLNTTLREMSDTIKRVSFTLDVETANPKLEVSEDRKSVRYTGTRRDLPDTGKRFTIRPCVLGSEGFTSGRHYWEVEMTGNRYWGLGVAAESVDRKGELRKSPENGFWIIGRRDDMMWVLTSPESRLPAGPIPGRVGVYLSYESGIVSFYNAETKSHLYTFTGNKFTDKLYPFFWTVYTNLCLRICSGSAPGL